The Nostoc sp. 'Lobaria pulmonaria (5183) cyanobiont' genome window below encodes:
- a CDS encoding form I ribulose bisphosphate carboxylase large subunit, with the protein MSYAQTKTQSKSGYKAGVQDYRLTYYTPDYTPKDTDLLAAFRMTPQPGVPPEEAGAAVAAESSTGTWTTVWTDLLTDLDRYKGRCYDIEPVPGEDNQYICYVAYPLDLFEEGSVTNVLTSIVGNVFGFKALRALRLEDIRFPVAYIKTFQGPPHGIQVERDKLNKYGRPLLGCTIKPKLGLSAKNYGRAVYECLRGGLDFTKDDENINSAPFQRWRDRFLFVAEAINKAQAETGEIKGHYLNVTAPTCEQMLQRAEYAKELKMPIIMHDYLTAGFTANTTLSRWCRDNGILLHIHRAMHAVIDRQKNHGIHFRVLAKALRLSGGDHIHTGTVVGKLEGERGITMGFVDLLRENYIEQDKSRGIYFTQDWASLPGVMAVASGGIHVWHMPALVEIFGDDSVLQFGGGTLGHPWGNAPGATANRVALEAVVQARNEGRNLAREGNDIIREAAKWSPELAVACELWKEIKFEFEAMDTV; encoded by the coding sequence ATGTCTTACGCTCAAACGAAGACTCAGAGCAAATCTGGGTATAAAGCCGGGGTTCAAGATTACAGACTAACTTATTACACACCAGATTACACTCCAAAAGATACCGATCTTTTAGCTGCGTTCCGTATGACACCCCAGCCTGGTGTTCCTCCCGAAGAAGCAGGTGCGGCTGTAGCGGCTGAATCTTCCACAGGTACTTGGACAACTGTGTGGACAGATTTGCTCACCGACCTCGATCGCTACAAAGGTCGTTGCTACGACATCGAACCAGTTCCCGGCGAAGACAACCAGTACATCTGTTACGTTGCCTATCCTTTGGACTTGTTTGAAGAAGGCTCTGTAACCAACGTATTGACCTCAATTGTCGGTAACGTATTTGGTTTCAAAGCTCTGCGGGCACTGCGTCTAGAAGATATCCGTTTCCCAGTAGCTTACATTAAGACCTTCCAAGGGCCTCCTCACGGTATCCAAGTTGAGCGCGACAAGTTAAACAAATACGGTCGTCCTTTACTCGGTTGTACCATTAAGCCCAAATTGGGTCTTTCTGCTAAGAACTACGGACGCGCTGTATACGAGTGCTTGCGCGGTGGTTTGGACTTCACCAAAGACGACGAAAACATCAACTCCGCACCATTCCAAAGATGGCGCGATCGCTTTTTGTTCGTAGCTGAAGCTATCAACAAAGCCCAAGCAGAAACCGGTGAAATTAAAGGTCACTACCTCAACGTCACCGCCCCCACCTGCGAACAAATGTTGCAACGGGCTGAGTACGCTAAAGAACTCAAAATGCCCATCATCATGCATGACTACCTCACCGCAGGTTTTACCGCCAACACCACATTGTCTCGTTGGTGCCGCGACAATGGTATATTGCTGCACATTCACCGTGCTATGCACGCTGTAATTGACCGTCAAAAGAACCACGGTATCCACTTCCGTGTATTGGCTAAAGCCCTACGTTTGTCTGGTGGCGATCACATCCACACCGGTACAGTTGTTGGTAAGTTGGAAGGTGAACGTGGTATTACAATGGGCTTCGTTGACCTGTTGCGTGAAAACTACATTGAGCAAGACAAGTCTCGTGGTATCTACTTTACCCAAGACTGGGCTTCTCTACCTGGTGTAATGGCAGTTGCTTCTGGTGGTATCCACGTATGGCACATGCCCGCGCTGGTAGAAATCTTTGGTGATGACTCCGTACTACAATTCGGTGGTGGTACTCTAGGACACCCTTGGGGTAACGCTCCTGGTGCAACCGCTAACCGCGTCGCCTTGGAAGCCGTTGTTCAAGCTCGTAACGAAGGCCGTAACTTGGCTCGTGAAGGTAACGATATCATCCGCGAAGCTGCCAAGTGGTCTCCTGAACTGGCTGTTGCTTGCGAACTGTGGAAAGAAATCAAGTTCGAGTTTGAAGCAATGGATACCGTCTGA
- a CDS encoding HAD family hydrolase, whose translation MSRHLSLSPLSEVSSTSFSKIRLIATDMDGTLTRQGKFTPALLQALEDLAAADIKVLIVTGRSAGWVSGLSSLMPVAGAMAENGGLYFPPGNQKPVVLTPIPDLVHHRQHLATTFENLQIKFPQIQESADNRFRVTDWTFDVAGLSQDELQTIDNLCQQMGWGFTYSNVQCHIKPQGQDKAVGLLQVLREYLPQYSSEQIVTVGNSPNDESLFDRRYFPVSVGVANVLEYVNQLKYQPAYITTAAEGEGFCELSSYILKSLYIPS comes from the coding sequence ATGTCCAGACATTTGAGCCTCTCTCCCCTATCTGAGGTTTCATCTACAAGCTTTAGCAAGATTCGTCTGATAGCCACAGATATGGATGGCACTCTGACTAGACAAGGAAAATTTACTCCAGCACTGCTACAAGCTTTAGAGGATTTAGCCGCAGCTGATATTAAGGTGCTAATTGTCACCGGACGTTCTGCTGGGTGGGTAAGTGGATTGAGTAGTTTGATGCCAGTGGCAGGTGCTATGGCAGAAAATGGTGGTTTATACTTTCCACCTGGAAATCAGAAACCAGTAGTTTTAACACCCATTCCCGATTTAGTTCACCATCGCCAGCACTTGGCTACAACTTTTGAGAATTTACAAATTAAATTTCCCCAAATCCAAGAATCTGCTGATAATCGCTTTCGCGTCACCGACTGGACTTTTGATGTAGCTGGTTTGAGTCAAGATGAACTACAAACCATAGACAATCTCTGTCAACAAATGGGTTGGGGATTTACCTATAGCAACGTGCAGTGTCACATTAAACCGCAAGGACAAGATAAAGCTGTGGGATTGTTGCAGGTATTACGCGAATATTTGCCCCAGTACTCATCAGAACAAATTGTCACTGTGGGTAATAGCCCCAATGATGAAAGTTTATTTGATCGGCGTTATTTTCCTGTTTCTGTAGGCGTGGCCAACGTCCTGGAATATGTGAATCAATTGAAATATCAGCCTGCTTACATTACTACTGCTGCCGAAGGGGAAGGTTTTTGTGAATTATCTAGTTATATTTTAAAAAGCTTGTACATCCCAAGTTAG
- the rpsB gene encoding 30S ribosomal protein S2, with protein sequence MPVVSLAQMMESGVHFGHQTRRWNPKMSPYIYTSRNGVHIIDLVQTAQLMDNAYNYMRSHAEQGKKFLFVGTKRQAAGIIAQEASRCGSHYINQRWLGGMLTNWATIKTRVDRLKDLERREETGALDLLPKKEASMLRREMTKLQKYLGGIKTMRKVPDIVVIVDQRREYNAVQECQKLNIPIVSMLDTNCDPDVVDIPIPANDDAIRSIKLIVGKLADAIYEGRHGQLDVEDDYEDYDGSEYDEDYEETEYTDAVIPDEETEE encoded by the coding sequence ATGCCAGTAGTTTCATTGGCTCAAATGATGGAGTCAGGGGTTCACTTTGGGCATCAGACCCGGCGTTGGAACCCAAAAATGTCTCCTTACATTTATACTTCCCGCAATGGCGTGCATATTATCGACTTGGTGCAAACTGCCCAGTTGATGGATAATGCTTACAACTATATGCGATCGCACGCAGAACAAGGGAAAAAATTTCTTTTTGTCGGCACTAAGCGCCAAGCAGCTGGAATTATTGCTCAAGAAGCTAGCCGTTGTGGTTCCCACTACATTAACCAACGCTGGTTGGGCGGAATGTTGACCAATTGGGCAACCATCAAAACACGGGTTGACCGTCTGAAAGATTTAGAACGCCGTGAAGAAACTGGCGCACTAGATTTATTACCGAAAAAAGAAGCATCAATGCTACGTCGGGAAATGACGAAGCTCCAGAAATACTTGGGTGGCATTAAAACAATGCGAAAAGTGCCCGACATCGTGGTAATCGTAGACCAACGCCGGGAATATAACGCAGTTCAAGAATGCCAAAAGCTGAATATTCCCATTGTGTCCATGTTGGATACAAACTGTGACCCCGATGTAGTAGATATCCCCATTCCAGCAAACGACGATGCTATCAGATCGATTAAACTGATAGTCGGAAAATTGGCAGATGCCATTTATGAAGGTCGTCACGGTCAGCTGGATGTTGAAGATGATTACGAAGATTACGACGGTAGTGAGTATGACGAAGACTACGAAGAAACCGAATATACTGATGCCGTAATTCCTGACGAGGAAACAGAAGAATAG
- the psbP gene encoding photosystem II reaction center PsbP: MWKRIVLILLLVLSFSLSNSDVAAAAGLKSFVDSSDGYQFLYPNGWLPVKVADGPDVVFHDLIEVSENVSVVISPVPESKTLSELGTPTEVGYKLGKAALAPPDSGRSAELVNAAQREVDGKTYYLLEYEVKLPNQQQRHNIASVAVSRGKLFTFNASIPEKRWQKVKRMIDEVVNSFSVY; encoded by the coding sequence ATGTGGAAACGAATTGTATTAATTTTGCTATTGGTGTTGAGCTTCAGTCTGAGTAATTCTGATGTTGCGGCTGCGGCTGGACTCAAAAGCTTTGTAGACAGTAGTGATGGCTATCAGTTTTTATATCCCAACGGCTGGCTGCCAGTTAAAGTTGCTGATGGACCAGATGTGGTTTTCCACGATTTGATTGAGGTGTCTGAAAATGTTTCGGTTGTGATTAGCCCAGTTCCCGAAAGCAAAACTTTGTCAGAGTTGGGAACTCCAACAGAAGTAGGATACAAATTAGGAAAAGCGGCTCTCGCGCCTCCTGACTCTGGTCGTTCGGCTGAATTAGTCAATGCTGCACAGCGAGAAGTAGACGGTAAAACATACTACCTTTTAGAGTATGAGGTTAAACTCCCCAATCAACAGCAACGACACAACATCGCTAGCGTTGCTGTAAGTCGTGGTAAACTTTTTACCTTCAACGCCTCAATTCCTGAAAAACGCTGGCAGAAAGTCAAACGAATGATTGATGAGGTTGTCAATTCTTTTTCTGTTTATTAA
- the devC gene encoding ABC transporter permease DevC encodes MNQKIPLSWLQLTREKTRLAVALAGIAFADILMFMQLGFRDALYYSNVRFHNSLQGDIVLINSQSNAILAMRSFSQRRLYKALELPAVQSVHPIYLDFTIWKNPVTGRPRSILIFGMNPETNLVNLPGVQENLDKLKLPDVVLFDRSSRVEYGPIAANYDQGKTVTAEVRRRRVKVEGLFTLGASFGADGNLITSDINFLRIFSNRQKGLIDIGLIRLKPGADANVVAQELRKYLPNEVNVLTKQEFIDFERSYWANSTAIGFIFTLGTVMGFIVGTVIVYQILYTEVADHLAEYATLKAIGYTQNYLLTVILQEALLLAVLGYFPGIVFALFMYNSARNATLLPVFMSFDRATMVLILTMIMCIISGAIAVRKLRSADPADIF; translated from the coding sequence ATGAATCAAAAAATACCTCTGTCATGGCTACAATTGACAAGGGAAAAAACTCGCCTAGCTGTGGCTTTAGCAGGAATTGCTTTTGCTGATATTTTAATGTTTATGCAACTCGGCTTTCGGGATGCTCTGTATTATAGTAACGTTCGATTCCATAACAGCTTGCAAGGCGATATTGTTTTAATTAATAGTCAATCTAACGCTATATTGGCGATGAGAAGCTTTTCTCAACGACGATTATATAAAGCTTTAGAATTACCCGCAGTTCAATCAGTACATCCGATATATTTGGACTTTACAATCTGGAAAAATCCTGTAACTGGTCGGCCTCGGAGTATCCTGATATTTGGAATGAACCCAGAAACTAACCTAGTTAACTTACCTGGAGTTCAAGAAAATTTAGATAAACTTAAACTACCTGATGTAGTTCTATTTGACCGTTCTTCTAGGGTAGAGTATGGCCCGATCGCTGCTAATTATGACCAAGGAAAGACTGTAACAGCAGAAGTACGAAGGCGGCGAGTTAAAGTAGAAGGGCTATTTACATTAGGCGCATCATTTGGCGCAGATGGTAATTTAATCACGAGTGATATCAACTTTCTACGAATATTCAGCAATCGTCAAAAAGGATTAATTGATATTGGGCTAATTAGATTAAAACCAGGAGCCGATGCTAATGTTGTTGCTCAAGAATTACGCAAGTATTTACCTAATGAAGTAAATGTTTTAACTAAACAAGAATTTATTGATTTTGAGCGGAGTTATTGGGCAAATAGTACAGCTATTGGCTTTATTTTCACATTAGGGACTGTCATGGGTTTCATTGTGGGGACTGTGATTGTTTATCAAATTCTTTATACAGAAGTTGCAGACCACTTAGCTGAGTACGCTACTCTCAAGGCAATAGGCTATACACAAAACTATTTATTGACAGTCATTCTTCAAGAAGCTTTGCTATTAGCAGTTTTAGGCTATTTTCCTGGAATAGTTTTTGCCTTATTTATGTATAATAGCGCCAGAAATGCAACACTTTTACCAGTTTTCATGAGTTTTGACCGAGCGACAATGGTATTGATTTTGACTATGATAATGTGCATTATTTCTGGGGCGATCGCAGTTAGAAAATTACGCTCTGCCGATCCAGCAGATATCTTTTAA
- a CDS encoding ribulose bisphosphate carboxylase small subunit → MQTLPKERRYETLSYLPPLSDAQIAKQIQYILNQGYIPAIEFNETSEPTELYWTMWKLPLFGARSTQEVLSEVQGCRSQFSTSYIRVVGFDNIKQCQILSFLVHKPNKANRY, encoded by the coding sequence ATGCAAACTTTACCAAAAGAGCGTCGTTACGAAACCCTTTCTTATCTGCCCCCTCTGTCTGACGCTCAAATTGCCAAGCAGATCCAGTACATTTTGAATCAAGGTTACATTCCAGCGATCGAGTTTAACGAAACTTCTGAGCCAACAGAATTATATTGGACAATGTGGAAGTTGCCTTTGTTCGGTGCTAGATCCACTCAAGAAGTATTGAGCGAAGTTCAAGGATGCCGTTCTCAATTCAGTACCAGCTATATCCGTGTTGTGGGTTTTGACAACATCAAGCAGTGCCAAATTCTCAGCTTTCTTGTTCACAAACCCAACAAAGCCAACAGATACTAA
- a CDS encoding HlyD family efflux transporter periplasmic adaptor subunit — protein sequence MSRVTEKPKPSEQTLNHEQPKIWWGIAVAVPVVIAAGILGTAKIEQLRKLTTSVPVMPSTNSISAVGRLEPRGEVVKLSAPSSGLAPSSRIQQLLVREGERVKQGQIVAILDNRDTQVAGLQEAKAKVQEARANLAQVRAGSPRDIQAQRAVIARLQAQLLGERNGQQATIARVAAQLSGDKLVQQATVNRLEAELSGQKEALRATLTRIQAQQRNAQVDAGRYDFLYKEGAISQQERDSRRLSAITSNQQVAESQATLKQTLATLRQQLAEARANQIQNLATLQQQLIEAKVNRDKTLATLQRQIDEEKAKLSRILDVSPTNVQVAQAQVSNAIANVRKAEAELRLSYVQAPIAGEILKVYTKSGEAIGANGIAEIAQTNQMFAIAEVAEDSIGKVRLGQNATITSDNGAFSGELKGTVTEIGRKIGKKDVLNTDPAADVDARVVEVKIALSPEDSQKVSGLTYAKVLVDINN from the coding sequence ATGTCAAGGGTGACTGAAAAGCCAAAGCCAAGTGAACAGACACTTAATCACGAACAACCTAAGATTTGGTGGGGTATTGCTGTAGCCGTGCCAGTAGTAATCGCCGCCGGGATACTAGGTACGGCCAAAATCGAGCAGTTAAGAAAACTGACTACATCCGTACCAGTAATGCCATCTACTAATAGCATTAGTGCTGTAGGGCGTTTGGAACCGCGAGGCGAAGTTGTTAAATTATCCGCCCCATCATCAGGATTAGCACCATCGTCACGAATTCAGCAACTTCTGGTGAGAGAGGGTGAACGGGTAAAGCAAGGTCAAATTGTGGCAATTTTGGACAACCGCGATACCCAAGTAGCCGGACTACAAGAGGCAAAGGCGAAAGTTCAAGAAGCCCGTGCGAATTTAGCCCAAGTCAGGGCTGGATCTCCAAGAGATATTCAAGCTCAAAGAGCAGTTATTGCTCGCCTACAAGCGCAGTTACTTGGAGAGAGGAATGGTCAACAAGCAACGATCGCACGAGTTGCAGCTCAGTTAAGTGGTGATAAACTTGTCCAACAAGCAACAGTAAATCGCCTAGAAGCTGAACTCAGTGGGCAAAAAGAAGCTCTGAGAGCAACCCTTACACGTATTCAAGCCCAACAGCGCAATGCCCAAGTCGATGCTGGACGCTATGATTTTTTATACAAAGAAGGTGCAATTTCTCAGCAAGAGCGGGATAGTAGACGCTTGAGTGCAATAACTTCTAATCAACAGGTGGCTGAAAGCCAAGCGACCCTAAAGCAAACATTGGCAACGCTGCGACAACAACTTGCTGAAGCTAGAGCAAACCAAATACAAAATTTAGCAACTTTGCAACAGCAGCTCATCGAAGCCAAAGTTAACCGTGACAAAACTTTAGCAACTTTGCAAAGACAAATCGATGAAGAAAAGGCCAAACTGAGCAGAATTTTAGATGTTAGCCCTACCAATGTGCAAGTAGCGCAAGCCCAAGTTAGTAATGCGATCGCAAATGTCAGAAAAGCCGAAGCAGAACTAAGGTTAAGTTACGTTCAAGCACCAATCGCTGGAGAGATTTTAAAGGTTTACACCAAATCGGGCGAAGCGATCGGCGCAAATGGCATTGCCGAAATTGCCCAAACCAACCAAATGTTTGCGATCGCTGAAGTCGCTGAAGACAGCATTGGTAAAGTGCGTCTTGGTCAAAATGCTACTATCACCAGTGATAACGGCGCATTTAGCGGCGAATTAAAGGGAACTGTCACTGAAATTGGCAGAAAAATTGGTAAAAAAGATGTGCTGAATACAGATCCAGCAGCAGATGTGGATGCCAGAGTTGTAGAAGTTAAAATTGCTCTGTCTCCAGAAGATAGCCAGAAAGTTTCTGGTTTAACTTATGCCAAAGTTCTTGTGGATATTAATAACTAA
- the rcbX gene encoding RuBisCO chaperone RbcX has translation MNLKQIAKDTAKTLQSYLTYQALRTVLAQLGETNPPLELWLHNFSSGKIQNGESFIEQLLREKPDLALRIMTVREHIAEEIAEFLPEMVRTGIQQANMEQRRQHLERITRIDTSNPSLQPEQQATSDQNLDNLSN, from the coding sequence ATGAATCTTAAGCAAATTGCGAAGGACACAGCCAAAACTCTCCAAAGTTATCTGACTTATCAGGCTCTAAGGACAGTATTGGCACAGCTAGGCGAAACTAATCCGCCATTAGAACTTTGGCTGCATAACTTTTCGTCTGGCAAAATTCAAAATGGTGAGTCATTCATTGAGCAACTCTTGCGAGAAAAACCAGATTTGGCTTTGCGAATCATGACTGTTAGGGAACATATTGCGGAAGAAATTGCAGAATTTTTACCGGAAATGGTACGCACTGGCATTCAGCAAGCCAACATGGAACAGCGTCGCCAGCATTTAGAACGCATCACACGAATAGACACATCTAACCCCAGTCTGCAACCAGAACAGCAAGCAACTTCAGATCAAAATTTGGATAACTTATCCAATTAG
- a CDS encoding phycocyanobilin:ferredoxin oxidoreductase gives MSFTSMPSLREQQHPLIRQLADCIEAAWHQHLDLSPYHLPNELGYVEGRLEGEKLTIENRCYQTPQFRKMHLELAKIGNMLDILHCVMFPRPEYNLPMFGCDLVGGRGQISAAIADLSPIQVERTLPESYTSALTQLTVLNFSQPRELPEWGNIFSDFCIFVRPSSPEEETMFLSRVREFLDIHCIQAIASHPVSVEQVTQNLAGQHNYCTKQQQNDKTRRVLEKAFGPAWAENYMTTVLFDLPT, from the coding sequence ATGTCATTTACTTCTATGCCCTCGCTGCGCGAGCAACAACATCCCCTAATTCGTCAGCTAGCTGATTGTATTGAGGCAGCTTGGCATCAGCACCTGGATTTATCCCCCTACCATTTGCCTAATGAGTTGGGGTATGTGGAAGGTAGACTAGAAGGCGAAAAACTGACGATTGAAAACCGCTGCTATCAAACTCCCCAGTTTCGGAAAATGCACTTGGAACTGGCAAAAATCGGCAATATGCTGGATATTTTGCACTGCGTCATGTTTCCTCGTCCAGAATACAACCTGCCGATGTTTGGTTGTGATTTAGTTGGGGGTAGAGGTCAAATTAGTGCTGCGATCGCCGACCTTTCTCCAATTCAAGTAGAACGCACCTTACCAGAATCTTATACTTCTGCACTGACACAGCTAACAGTACTTAACTTTTCTCAACCCCGTGAATTACCAGAATGGGGAAATATTTTTTCGGATTTTTGTATCTTTGTCCGCCCTAGTTCTCCAGAAGAAGAAACAATGTTTCTGTCGCGGGTGCGAGAATTTTTAGACATTCATTGCATCCAAGCGATCGCCTCACATCCTGTTTCAGTTGAACAAGTTACCCAAAATCTCGCCGGACAACACAACTACTGTACCAAACAGCAGCAAAACGATAAAACCCGCCGCGTACTAGAAAAAGCCTTTGGCCCAGCTTGGGCAGAAAATTACATGACCACAGTTTTATTCGACCTTCCAACTTAA
- a CDS encoding Maf family protein, whose amino-acid sequence MKIPPFVLASASPARRRLLQTVGIEPIVRPSDFDESQIELSEPAELVKTLAQYKAETVAPQFESALIMGCDSVLSINGEIYGKPADFSEAIARWQIMQGNFGDLYTGHALIDHNQNRTLVESQVTRVYFAQMSEKAIKAYVATGEPLKCAGAFAIEGFGSFFVEKIAGCHSNVIGLSLPLLRQMLEELGYDVTDFWQ is encoded by the coding sequence ATGAAAATTCCACCTTTTGTACTTGCCTCAGCTTCCCCAGCCCGACGCCGCTTGCTGCAAACTGTTGGTATTGAACCGATAGTTCGACCTAGTGACTTTGATGAGTCGCAAATTGAACTAAGTGAACCAGCAGAATTGGTCAAAACTCTTGCCCAGTATAAAGCGGAAACTGTAGCCCCACAGTTTGAATCAGCTTTGATTATGGGTTGTGATTCAGTTTTGTCCATCAATGGTGAAATTTACGGTAAACCAGCAGACTTCTCTGAAGCGATCGCTCGTTGGCAGATAATGCAAGGTAACTTTGGTGACTTGTATACAGGTCATGCCTTAATTGACCATAACCAAAACCGTACTTTAGTCGAGTCACAAGTTACAAGAGTTTACTTTGCTCAAATGAGCGAGAAGGCAATTAAAGCTTATGTTGCCACAGGTGAACCCCTCAAGTGTGCTGGTGCCTTTGCCATTGAAGGTTTTGGAAGTTTCTTCGTGGAAAAAATTGCAGGCTGTCACAGCAATGTAATTGGACTCAGTTTACCCCTGCTGCGGCAGATGCTAGAGGAATTGGGATACGATGTCACTGATTTCTGGCAATAG
- a CDS encoding Uma2 family endonuclease, translating to MTATLPVSVESEIFYPSADGQPVAETYDHLYALLTTLEVLKQYLANRQATVLGNQFLYYAQGFPKLRVAPDVMVIFDVAPGGRDNYKVWEEGQVPTVIFEMTSFGTKGQDEIFKKTLYEQLGVKEYWLFDPKGEWVEQQLRGYRLRGEIYEPIQDGRSEPLQLRLVVEGRLIGFYLEDTGEKLLIPDELVEALRQEILARQQAEELVEQERQRAEQERQRAEQERQRAEQERQRAEQAELQIEKLKARLRSLNLDPDTIE from the coding sequence ATGACAGCTACTCTACCTGTTAGTGTCGAATCAGAAATCTTCTACCCCAGTGCTGATGGTCAACCAGTGGCAGAAACCTACGACCACCTTTATGCTTTACTAACTACCTTAGAAGTCCTGAAACAGTATCTGGCAAATCGTCAGGCAACAGTATTGGGAAATCAATTTCTTTACTATGCACAGGGCTTTCCCAAATTGCGGGTAGCCCCAGATGTAATGGTGATTTTTGATGTTGCACCTGGCGGTCGGGACAACTATAAAGTTTGGGAAGAGGGTCAAGTACCCACAGTTATTTTTGAAATGACATCCTTTGGGACTAAGGGACAAGACGAAATCTTCAAAAAGACCCTTTATGAACAGCTAGGTGTCAAGGAATACTGGCTATTTGACCCTAAAGGCGAGTGGGTGGAACAACAGTTACGTGGCTATCGGCTGCGGGGAGAAATCTACGAACCGATACAAGATGGACGCAGTGAACCGTTACAACTACGCTTGGTAGTTGAGGGAAGGCTAATTGGATTTTACCTTGAGGATACAGGGGAAAAATTACTGATACCTGATGAACTGGTAGAGGCTTTAAGGCAGGAAATTTTAGCAAGACAGCAAGCAGAAGAACTAGTAGAACAAGAACGCCAACGAGCAGAACAAGAACGCCAACGAGCAGAACAAGAACGCCAACGAGCAGAACAAGAACGCCAACGAGCAGAACAGGCAGAATTGCAGATAGAAAAATTAAAGGCAAGGTTGCGATCGCTCAATCTAGACCCCGATACTATTGAGTAA
- a CDS encoding DevA family ABC transporter ATP-binding protein encodes MIEKEPVIAIKNLNHFYGKGSLRKQILFDINLEIFSGEIVIMTGPSGSGKTTLLSLIGGLRSVQQGSLKFLGEELIGVSQNKLVQMRRNIGYIFQAHNLLGFLTAKQNVQMAVELNNNISQTEAMAKSKAMLKSVGLEERVDYYPDNLSGGQKQRIAIARALVNRPPLVLADEPTAALDKQSGRDVVEIMQSLAKNQGTTILLVTHDNRILDIADRIVEMEDGLLTRNSSNTVIQ; translated from the coding sequence ATGATAGAAAAAGAACCTGTAATCGCCATTAAAAATCTCAATCATTTCTATGGCAAAGGCTCACTGAGAAAACAGATATTATTTGATATTAACCTAGAAATTTTTTCAGGTGAGATTGTGATTATGACCGGGCCATCCGGTTCAGGGAAAACAACATTACTTAGCTTAATTGGTGGTTTGCGGTCTGTACAACAAGGAAGTTTAAAATTTTTAGGTGAAGAACTTATTGGCGTCAGTCAAAACAAATTAGTGCAGATGCGACGCAACATTGGTTATATTTTCCAAGCTCACAATTTGCTAGGGTTCTTGACAGCCAAGCAAAATGTGCAAATGGCAGTGGAATTAAACAATAATATTTCTCAAACAGAAGCAATGGCTAAATCAAAAGCTATGCTAAAGTCTGTTGGTCTAGAAGAACGAGTTGATTATTACCCAGACAATCTTTCTGGTGGACAAAAACAAAGAATTGCGATCGCCCGCGCCTTGGTGAATCGTCCCCCCTTGGTACTAGCAGACGAACCAACAGCAGCATTAGACAAACAATCAGGACGCGATGTTGTGGAAATAATGCAGAGTCTAGCCAAAAATCAGGGAACTACTATCTTATTAGTGACACACGACAACCGCATTTTAGACATAGCCGATCGCATCGTAGAAATGGAAGATGGTCTTCTAACCCGTAATTCTTCTAATACAGTTATTCAGTGA